The window GCGGGAGTTTTATGAAACGATCCTGAATAATTCACTGGACGGTATTTCGGTTCTTGACCTGGAAAATGAAGAGGTCATTTTTCGAAGCCCCGCAGTAGCGGAGATCCTGGGTTACGATGCCGAGGAATTGGACAACATTGAAGCCACCGATCTGGTCCATCCGGACGATGAAGAAAAAATGTACCGGATGCTCGAGCAGGCTGGCGAGAACCCAGGCGAATCCAAGCAGGAAGACTTGCGATACAGACACAAGGATGGCTCCTGGCATGTTTTGGAAACGCGGGTACGTACATTTATTGATCAGGATAGCAAGACGAAATACATTGCCAACTCCCGGGATATTACCGAAAAACACCGGTACAGGAAAGAGGCTGATGAGAAACAGCAGGAACTGGAAGAAGCCCAGCGGATCGCCCATATCGGCAACTGGCGGTGGGAAGTTGAGGAAAACGACCTGATCTGGTCCGAAGAGGTGTATCGCATCTTCGGATATGAGCCGGATGAGATTGAACTGAGGTATGAACTATACCTGCAAATGATTCACGAGGACGATCGTGAACACGTCAATAATACGGTGGAAAAGGCGTTTCAGGAAAACGACTCCTTCGATTATGAGCACCGGCTTGTTCGACCGGGTGGCGAAGTTCGCTGGGCGTATTGTAAAGGAGAAGTTACCAGGAATGCTGAAGGGGATCCCGTCCGGTTCAGGGGGATCTGCCGGGATATTACCGATCAGAAGGAATATGAACGGCAACTGCGGCAGAAACAGCATGAGCTGGAAGAGGCCCAGCGGATTGCCCATATCGGAAACTGGCGGTGGGAACTGCAGGGGGACCGGGAACTCTACTGGTCCGATGAACTCTTCAGGCTATACGGATACGAGCCCGGAGGTCTCGACCTAAATTATGAAAATTACATTCAACTGCAGCATCCGGACGACCGGGATTATGTTCGGTCGGTAATTAAAAAGGCGATAGAAGAGCGGGGTTCATACGAATACGAGCACCGGGTGAACTGGCCGAACGGGGAGACCCACATCCTCTTTGGCAGAGGGAAAGTGGTAACGGACGACAAGGGCGAACCCGTCCGGATAGTGGGGACGTGCCAGGATATCACCAAACAACGGGAATATGAGAAAAAATTAAAGAACTACAGCAAACGGTTACGACAGCTCTCTGCCCGGCTTGAGCAGACCCGGGAAGAAGAACGCATTCGTATGGCCCGTGAAATCCATGACGAACTCGGTCAGACACTCACGGTTCTGAAGATGGACCTTGGTATGCTGGAGAGCCAGTTTGCCAAGAAAGGCGATGAAGGTAACCTACCCGTGGAACTGGTGGATGCAAAGAAAACTGTGGATACTGTCCTGGATTCGGTAAAGAGGATTGTTACCGATCTCCGTCCGGAAATACTGGATAACCTGGGGCTGGGCGAAGCCGTGGACTGGCAGGCGGAAAAGTTTGAAAAACGCACGGGTATTGATGTCAATGTCACCACAGAACTCAATGGTAAAGAGTTAAATGATAAAACAGCAACTGCCGTGTTTCGGGTGTATCAGGAGGCCTTGACAAATGTGGCCAAGCATGCTGAGGCGGAAACGGTTACTGTGGAATTTTATCAGAACGATTCGGAACTTGTTTTATCTATACAGGACGACGGAAAAGGTATTACCGATGAAGATATTGAGCGAACTGCATCGCTGGGAATTTTAAGCATGCAAGAACGTATTCATTCTGTGACTGGAAATTTAACAATCGATGGAATCCCGGGGGAGGGTACGAAAGTCACAGTGACCGTACCCATGGAAACGAATTCCAAACAGGAGACCCGAGATGATAACAACGGAGATTGATCACGACGTGAAGCAAATACAATTGGTCATAGCAGACGATCATCCACTCGTACGAGAAGGCGTGAAAAAAGTCCTCGAACGCAGTGGTGAAAATATAACGGTAGTCCAGGAAGCCTCTGATGCCGGGGAACTGATGGAAGTCCTCGCAACCACGGTACCGGATCTGGTTATTTTGGATATTACCATGCCGGGACAAAACGGACTGGATACACTCAAAGATATAAAAGAAACATATGCCAACTTACCGGTGCTGATGCTGAGTATGCATCCCGAGGACCGGTTTGCCCTCCGGACTCTGCGGGCAGGCGCCGCCGGATATCTCAATAAAGAAAGTGTGTCCACAAAACTCGTAACTGCAATTAAGCACATCGTTATAGATAAAAAGCGATTTATCAGTCCGAGTGTCGCGGAGGAAATGGCAGATCACCTGGATGACAACGGAAAAAAGCAGCCGCATCAGCTGCTTTCCGACCGGGAGTACCAGGTGCTGTGTCTGATTGCATCAGGAAAAAAAGTGAAAGAGATCGCTGCCGAGCTGGAATTAAGTAATCATACCATTCATACGTATCGCTCCCGTGTGATGAAAAAAATGGATCTCAGTACAAACGTGGAGCTCACCCATTACGCGCTGAAGCATAATTTGATTGACTGATTTACATCGAATTTGTGTGTATTATATGATAATATGCGTTGGAAGGCGTTGGAAGGCGTTGGATAAGTGATGGGATGTTTCTGACGACGGGCGAGAATTATAAGTCTTGTATTAATAATGTGATATATATAATAGATTTATAGAAATTGAATTTCTATAATGATACAAATCAGAGGCACAAGTGTGATACAAGAGATCGATTGAGGAATGCCTGAGTCGGATACAGCTTGCCGGGACAGACGGTGATTACGAACATTTCTTTCGTCAGTGAAAAGTAGAATTGGAGCCGAAGAATTTCTAAAGTGACCGGAAAACGTTATCAAAGAATGGATATCACCATGAATTATACGGAGGGGAAATGGAATGATACGCATTCTGATCGCTGATGACCATACTGTTATCCGGCAGGGATTGCAAAAAGTCTGTGGCGAAGACGAAGAATTGCAGATCGTTGACGAAGCCAAGACAGGAAGCGAGGCGTTGCAATTCGTATGGAATAATTCCTACGACGTGGTGATTTTGGATATTTCACTTCCGGGACGCCACGGAATCGAGGTCATGAAGGAGATGAAAAAGGACAAACCAGACCTCCCCATTCTGGTGTTGAGCGTTCATAGTGAAAAACAGTATGCCGTCCGATCGATCCGGGCTGGTGCCTCCGGATACCTGACCAAAGACCAAATTTCCGGGGAATTAATAAATGCGATTCGAAAAGTTGCGTCCGGCGGAAAATACATCACCGAGCAAGTCAGTGAACTCCTGTTAAGTGATCTTCAGAACAATGACAATGGGAAGATGGATCAGACCCAGGCACATAATAAGCTCACTGACAGGGAATACGAAGTATTCCATCATTTGGCAAAGGGAAAAACAGTGTCGGAAATCGGAGAAGAATTGATGTTGAGTGAAAAGACAATTAATACTTACCGACACCGGATACTAAAAAAGTTAGATTTAGATAGTACGGCACTTCTGACTAGGTATGCCTATGAACAGGGGCTCGTGCTCTGAGAAGCCCTGAAAAATGTATTTTACCCTAATAATGGAAAAAGGTGGACGAAGTTCAGGGGGGAGAACCGACAATGATTAAAGTGCTCATCATTGACGATCATGAGTTGGTTCGGCAGGGCATCCGTAAAATGCTCGAGAATGAAGTCGATTTCACCATTATCGGGGAAGCCCCTTCACGGAATGATGCCGATGCGCTGCTCAGTGAGCTGGAGGTGGATGTTGTACTTTTGGATATATCGTTTCCGGATGATAACGGCATCGACATTTTAAAAAGTATCAAAAAACAGTATCCGGATCTGCCGGTATTAATATTGAGCATGCATGAGGACAAGCAGTATATCGTGGAAGCGATGCAGGCAAACGCGTCGGGTTATCTGACCAAAGGTTCTCCCAAAGATGAACTACTCACGGCCATCCGAAAGGCCTCCTTTGGCAGGACGTATCTTCCGCCGGAACTGAGGGAGGTGTTGGCCGAATGGGTGAATACCGGTGAATCCGGAGATCTGCACGATCAACTGTCCGAACGGGAGTTGCAAGTCTTCAAGGCATTGGCGGCAGGCCGAAAAGTCAAAGATATTGCGGAAAATCTTCACCTGAGCGTAAAGACAATCAGCACCTACCGTTCACGGATAATGGATAAGATGCAGCTAGAGAAGAATGCTGATATCATCCGGTATGCTGTTGAAAAGGAAATCCCGCTCGAATAGGGCGGAGTAAGGGCATATGACTACTCTCAGTTTAATTTCTTTATTCTATATTTTTATCGGACTGGCTGTGCTGGCTCAGGGGATCCTGGTGCTCTTTCATTCTACGAGCACGAGTGGAAATCGCTCCTTCTTTTTATTTACACTCGCTATATTTCTTTGGTTAGTCGGGACGGGATTTAGTCTTTCTGCTCCGGATGGAGCCACCGCTTCCTTTTGGTATAATAAGGTGGGATTTCTTGGTGTGGCATTTATCCCGTCGGTCTTTTATATCTTTGCTTCCTCACTGATAAAACAAATCAGTGAGAACAAAACCCTCATTATTATAACGGGACTTCTCTCCGCATTTTTCTTCCTGATGGCGAATGTGAGCGATGCGCTTATTACCGGCTACCATGCCTATCCCTGGGGATGGTATCCCCAATACGGCTGGCTCGGAATTCTGTTTATTATTTATCTGTTTGGTCTCTTTGTAAAAGGCCTGTCAGATTTGCTCGTAAGTATGGAAAAAATTCCGGGGCATACGAAAAAAAAGCAAATACGACTATTTACTGCCAGCGTCATTATCGGACTCCTTGCGGTGAGTGACTTTGTTCCGTGCTTCGGTGTGGACATCGTACCAATTGGCTACGTATTTATCCTGACGTTTATTGGTATACTGACTTACACGATGACGCGATACGGCTTTGTATTTTTCGGACAACATCTGGCGCTGCCACAGGTATTTCATAATATGCCAGTCGGAATTATCGGCACTTCCACGGATTTTCAGATACTCTTCGTAAATGATATGTTCGAATCGCTCGTTCGGAAGCGGGAAGAGGAACTCCTGAACCGGTATATTTCTGACCTGTTCTACAATGATAAATCGACCGGTTCCCAACTAACGAATCTGCAAACGCAAGACCGCACTCACAAATTACGCACGGCGGACGGTGGGACTTTACCGGTGAAATGCCAGCTTTCGTCTATCAGAAACCCCCAAAACCGCGATGAAGTATTAGGATACGTCTGCGTAATAGAAGATATCAGTAAAGAGCTGGAAGCCAATGAACAACTTCGTAAGAGTAAGAAAGAATTACAGCATCTCGCTGCGAGGCTTGAGTCTGTGCGGGAGGAAGAGCGTACCCGGATTTCCAGGGAAGTACACGACACACTGGGACAAATCCTTACCGGCATCCGGATCGATGTGGAATGGATTAGGGATCGGCTGGAGGAAGGACAGAAAACCTTGCGTGAAACAGCAGACACTCTGCTGGAATTAGTCGAGGAAGCCACCGATACCACACGGCGGATTTCGGAGGAACTGCGACCGGGTGTGCTGGATAAATTCGGATTATCGGCCGCTATTGAATGGCAGGCTGAAGAATTCAAGTCAAAAACCGGGATTTCCTGTCGCATTGAGGGGGAACTCGAGGAAGGGATCATGGATGCCGAGCGCCGGACTGCCATGTTTCGTATCTACCAGGAAGCACTCACGAATATCACCCGACATGCCAACGCATCTCAGGTAACCATATCACAATTTAAACGGGACGGCATTCTCTGGTTATTGGTGCAAGACAATGGAGTCGGTATCGATCCAAAGGAAATTGAACAGACCGAGTCCCTGGGGATTCTTGGAATGAAAGAACGGGCGAACCAGTGTAACGGAACCGTCAAAATCGACGGCCGTCCCGGACAGGGCACGACGGTCTATATCCAGTTTCCCATTGATGAATCCGTGCAGGAAGGCGATGAGGTGTCCTCCAAAACTGCCTGAATAAGTTTTAGTAATTTTACTTTTCCAAAAGATTATCGGTAGATATGTGCAACCAATTGTCGTTGGCAAATGAAAATATGAGTGAAACCTTCCATTCCGTATTTACGGTTTACATGCCCTTGGGCGAAATGTCCTGCCCGGGGCAACAGAAAAATGAAAGTTGATACCCGTTGTATTGATTACCTGAGCTCAATAATGTTTGCTGAATTCTAGCCACCGCAGCCCTTTCATTTTTTGTATTCGATATCTGTGGTAAAAATTACCACACCTATACAAGTTTTACCTACACCACTTTCAAGTTTGTACCTATACCAGCCACCGGAAATTTACCATATACTCGTAGCGAGTTTGATTACGGAACTTCCTTCCTTAACAGGATAAATCAGGTTGTATCCGGGCAGCGGGAAAAGAAGATTCGGTCAAATCTCACTGGACAGATGAGTCACAACTAAAGAGGAGGTACAATGCCATGAATAGACTATTCGGTAATAGTCTGCGGCGGGGATTTCTATCTCTGGCGGTAATTTGTGTTATCGCTATCGGAGTGGCCGGAGTCGGCACAAGTCAGGTGAATGCTGCTGTTTTAGGACCTGGATTGACCGACTCGCTGGCAACGTTGACCGGGGATGAAGAATTAACTGTGGTCCTCACATTCACCGGAGATCGTGTAACCAAGAATGACCTGGATATCGTCCGTACGCTGGGAATTGACCAGGGTATTACGTTCGAAGCCTTACCTATTATGGGGGTAAAAGCGACGGAAACGCAGATTCAGGCACTGGCGGAAAAAACTGAGGTGCTCTCCATTTGGCCCAATAAAGAATTAGAGTATTACAATTACGAGGGGCGGCACTTAACCGGCGTTGTTCGAGCACGAACAAATAATGAAATCATCGGAGAAAACGGCGGGTTTCCCATTGATGGCTCTGGGGTGGCCGCTATGATTAATGATTCCGGGATCGACGCCACACACAGCGATCTGGAATATGGGGATCACGTTGTACAGAACGTTCAGGCAGTGACCAATTTGAATTCCGTCGTTGGTTTGGCACCGGTTGTGTATCTGGAGGATCAGCTGAATACGGATACCAATTCCGGCCACGGGACTCACTGTGCCGGAACATTTGGCGGGACCGGAGCGCGCTCCAACGGTAAATACGCCGGAGTGGCCCCTGGGGCGGACATCGTGGGATACGGTTCTGGTGGTGTCCTACTTATTCTCGATGCAGTTGGCGGGTTTAATTATGCGCTCACACATCCGCGTCTTGGTATTCGGGTGATCAGTAACTCCTGGGGAACGACGGGCAATTTCGATCCCACTAATCCGATAAATGTCGCTAGTTACTGGACGACCCAACACAATATTAACGTTCTTTTTGCCGCAGGCAACGAAGGCCCTGGCGAAAATACGCTCAATCCGTATTCTTTGGCGCCGTGGGTTATCTCGGTGGGCGCCGGAGATAAATCCGGTAAACTGGCGGACTTTTCCTCCAGAGGTGTACAGGATGGTACTGGCCATTTCACCTATAACGGCGAACAATTTACCTATCACAAACGGCCGACTGTCTCCGGCCCGGGCGTGGACATTATTTCCACCCGGGCATCAACTAATCTCTCTGCAAATGGTGGTGAAGAGGACATCGGCGCTATTGAAGAAGCCTTTCTGCCGTTTTACACACGGATCTCCGGGACCTCAATGTCTACACCCCATGTGGCAGGCATTGTAGCCCTGATGCTGGAAGCTGATCCGACCCTTTCGACATCCGAGGTGAAGGAAATCCTTGAGAAGACCGCGACCAACATGTCTGGCCGCCAGAGGTGGGAAGCAGGCACCGGCTACGTGAATGCGTTTGCCGCCGTGAGTGAGGCGATGGGATTGCGGACGGACTACGGGGAAACGGTGAATTCGCTTCGGACTTTTAACAGTAATGCTCAGGTCGATGTTCTTCGTACCGGATTTACAGTTGATTATAATCCGATTACGCTTATCTCGGACAATTCGTATCAGTTTATGGTTCCTTCGGCTCCGGAAAATCCGGACCGGTCGGACGTCTCACAACTGCAGGTCAAGATCGATGTATCCGGCTACGATGATCTGGGTAATATCATTAACCTCGTACTGATAGCGCCGGACGGCACAGAGTATAGCTCCGGGGTTTCGGTACTATTTACGTTATATCATGAGCGGGCTATAGTCGTAGAATCCCCCGATCCCGGCACATGGACGGCCGAACTGCGGGGAATCCGCGGTGACGAGGCCAATCCCACAGACGGAGTGGCGCTGCCTGAGAACGGCGTTCCGGGCGTTGTGACATTGCGGAAGGTCGTGGGTTTTGACGGGCTCTCCGATATCAATGGCCATCGGGCTGAGGACGCCATCAAGGTGGCAGTGAGCGAGCGGCTGGCAGACGGACTAAATAATGGAGACTACAAGCCGGATCGGGCGCTGCGCCGGTACCATCTGGCCGAATACCTGACCATGGGGATGAATATCCGCCAGTATCTCCCTCCGAATAACAGCTCCACCTTTTCGGATGTATGGGGCGAGCGGGCTTCCTTTGCAGAAGCCGTTGCTGCGAAAGGGGCAGCTATCCGGGATACCTTCCAGGTTCACCGGGGTGTTATGCTTCCGGAAGCCGATGGAAAATTTTCGCCATGGCGCACTGTGGAACGATACGAATTGGCGTATAGCCTGGTGCAGAGCCTCGGTCTGGAATCACAGGCGCTTGCACTGAATGATGAACAGGTCACAGTATATTATCAGGGTGAACGTATCCCGGTTGAAGATGCCGACGAAATCCCGGAAGATATGCGGGGCTATGTCCAGATGGCTTTAGACCTGGGAATTATGAACGCCCACTTTTCGCTGACGCAAGGTCCGTACGACCTTGAGCCCACCGTACATGCCACATTTGAACCGCAGGAAACAGTAAACCGGGGTGAATATGCAGTGGCTAGCACACGGTTCTACGCATCATTTCTGGAGGGATTTACCCTCCCCGAAGGCGGTGCCCAGGCGAGTATGGCCTCCAACCAAACTGCCAGGGAAATTACTACCCCGGAACGGTTTTCGCTGGAACAGAACTATCCGAACCCGTTTAATCCGTCCACGACCATTTCCTATAATCTGCCGGAAGAATCCCGCGTCACTCTCTCTGTTTACAATGCGCTGGGACAGCAGGTCACCACCCTGCAGAATTCGGTGCAGGACGACGGACATCATACCGTCCAATGGAACGGGACGAGTGCAGACGGATCCGTCGTTCCGAGTGGTGTCTACTTCTACCGGATCCGAGCCGGGGAATACACCGAAACGAAAAAAATGATGCTTATGCGTTAAAGGGGTACAGGGGAGAAAAGGAACAAACCAGGCCGTCCCGGTTTACCCCAACCGGGGCGGCCTGATAATTTTCTGTGGAACCTTCAAACCGGGTTAAGAGAGGTGCAAATTATTTGGTCAAAAAAGGAAGATGAATTGGGGGAAATATATTAAAAACAATGAATTATCATATTTTATCGCAAAATGACTAAAATTTTAAAATATGAAATTGAACACTTGCTCATGAGAAGAATGAAAGATCATTTCGGTGATATACACTTTCGGGAATAGCCGCATTTGATATCACTGGGACAAAGGGATGTTCCCTTTAACTAACGATTAACCGAACGATAACTAAAGTGGAGATATGTAATGATACAACATATTAGAAGATATAAAAGGATGTTACTCACTCTCAGTTTCCTGGGTGGATTTGGAATGCTTATTCTCTCGGGGTGCAGCAATCCCAGCGATTCCGGGGACAAAGCCCGGGTGGAGGGATACGCCACGGACGAAAACGGAAACGAGGGCTTTGAGAAGCCAGCTTCCGGGGTTGAAGGTGCTACCGTTACAATGGTCCGGGCGAATGCCCAGGGCAATTTCGAATCGGTTACCGACGCGTCTGCTACGACCAATGCAAGCGGACATTTTTCGCTGGAAGCTGACGTCGAAGGAGAAGAAAATCTGATTGTGAGCGCCCAAAAGGGGAGTCAGACCTGGCGGTCTCACATTAGCGGCACGGTCGAGAGTGGCTCAACGGTTCGTACTGCTCCCATGACGACCGAAACCTCTGTGGAGGCTGAAGTGTATGCCCGGATGGTGGCCAGGGGAGAAGCCAATGCCTGGTCGGTTTCGGAAATGAAATCTGACGTGAACAGGCAAGTGGCCATGGCGACCCACGGAAGTGCAACCGCCTATGGAGACCTCGCCAGCGCATTTCGGAATAAGACCGAAGCGGAGGCCGAAGCGCTCTCACACTCTTCAGTCGGTCTCACTTCCTCACAAATTGATGCCATTGCCAGCGCTAAAGCGGAAGCACAGGCAAATCTGGAGTCGGAACTGTATGCCGCTTACGGGAACCAGTCCCAGACGACACAGGCTTACGCGGAAGCGGAGGCTGAAGTACGGCAGGCATATGAATCCAACAACGCTGATGCCGAAGCCCGGGCCAGGACACATACGATTTCCGGGAAAGTGTTGCTGCAAAGTACTTCAAGTCTGAATTCGAGTGCCCGGGGAGCTCTTGCCCAGCGAACATCGTTGCGGACAGCTACGGCACTGGATGCAGCTGTGCGCGCTCAGATGCAGGCCCTCGGAGCGAGTTCAGGAGAAATCGATGCCGTCGCAAGTGCAGGTGCAACGCTCCAATCTTCAATCAAGACCGCATCGACAGTGGGTGAGGTGAAAGCCGCATTTGAAACATACCACAATGCTGTGCTCACAGAGCTGAGTAACTCCTCCAGTATCAACGTGAGCGGGGATCTTGTGGCAGAGATCGATACTTCCGTAAATAGCTCTTCCGGTGCCCGGGTGACTCTGGAGGCAGCGATTTCCGCAGCGATTTCGCTCGGAATTGACGTCAGTGCCGTCGTCGACGCCTATGTCCAGTTCTACAATTCGGTACAGTCTATTGTTGAATCGACGCTGACTTCTGCCTCAAATGCTGATGTACAGGCTGTTGCGAGTATAATGATTCTGGTGAATATGTCCACCTGATTCTCAAGAGCTCCCCCAAGATGATAGGCCGGTTTTCTCCCAAAGATCCACCGGGGGAGAGCCGGCCTATTTGTCCAATAAATACATGCAAAAATTCGGATAAAAAAAATTTCCAACTGTAGCCCAATTATATAAAAACCAACGTTACCCAATGCGGAATAATATGTGAATTATTACTGTCGACTGATGGTACATATTTACTTTACTAACCTGGATTATTCATGAATTTGAACGGGATCAAATAACCCAGCCTACCAAGGGGAGATGCTGCCCGGAAAAAGGAGCGCACAGGTCTTACCCGCCAGGTCGCTCGGTTTTTCCTGACGGGTAGCTTATTACGCTAGTAACCTTCCGGGAAAAGTCAGCTACCCGGAAGATTGGAGTGTACGGCACGCTCGCCCTTCTTCGAACTTGTGAATAATGCAGGCTAAATTAGCCTAGCTTTGATAGTCTGAGATAAAGGTCAAAATCAGGCCGGTTCGGTTTCCGTTGAGCACTGTTTTATGTATTACAACACGCAT is drawn from Candidatus Neomarinimicrobiota bacterium and contains these coding sequences:
- a CDS encoding response regulator transcription factor, whose product is MIRILIADDHTVIRQGLQKVCGEDEELQIVDEAKTGSEALQFVWNNSYDVVILDISLPGRHGIEVMKEMKKDKPDLPILVLSVHSEKQYAVRSIRAGASGYLTKDQISGELINAIRKVASGGKYITEQVSELLLSDLQNNDNGKMDQTQAHNKLTDREYEVFHHLAKGKTVSEIGEELMLSEKTINTYRHRILKKLDLDSTALLTRYAYEQGLVL
- a CDS encoding response regulator transcription factor, which encodes MIKVLIIDDHELVRQGIRKMLENEVDFTIIGEAPSRNDADALLSELEVDVVLLDISFPDDNGIDILKSIKKQYPDLPVLILSMHEDKQYIVEAMQANASGYLTKGSPKDELLTAIRKASFGRTYLPPELREVLAEWVNTGESGDLHDQLSERELQVFKALAAGRKVKDIAENLHLSVKTISTYRSRIMDKMQLEKNADIIRYAVEKEIPLE
- a CDS encoding PAS domain-containing protein — translated: MKMMSAESAEIREQFEQCLTEYVYSNREGELQEAYQCGRLALQAGESALDMVERYHIILRDLIQEMPEGESVDSILTRGAEFLSEALATFEMQQRGFREITRTLQDKNKTLQDEIEKRKQAEEDLEGARDFYHAILENSQDGIAVIDLDEERILYRNEALTQSLGYSGNELEDYQMGELIHDEDRKILDDLIEKAGENLNRSFESVVRAQHKNGTWRTLDVRVRSFRDHTGKVRFITNSRDITEKHQMREFYETILNNSLDGISVLDLENEEVIFRSPAVAEILGYDAEELDNIEATDLVHPDDEEKMYRMLEQAGENPGESKQEDLRYRHKDGSWHVLETRVRTFIDQDSKTKYIANSRDITEKHRYRKEADEKQQELEEAQRIAHIGNWRWEVEENDLIWSEEVYRIFGYEPDEIELRYELYLQMIHEDDREHVNNTVEKAFQENDSFDYEHRLVRPGGEVRWAYCKGEVTRNAEGDPVRFRGICRDITDQKEYERQLRQKQHELEEAQRIAHIGNWRWELQGDRELYWSDELFRLYGYEPGGLDLNYENYIQLQHPDDRDYVRSVIKKAIEERGSYEYEHRVNWPNGETHILFGRGKVVTDDKGEPVRIVGTCQDITKQREYEKKLKNYSKRLRQLSARLEQTREEERIRMAREIHDELGQTLTVLKMDLGMLESQFAKKGDEGNLPVELVDAKKTVDTVLDSVKRIVTDLRPEILDNLGLGEAVDWQAEKFEKRTGIDVNVTTELNGKELNDKTATAVFRVYQEALTNVAKHAEAETVTVEFYQNDSELVLSIQDDGKGITDEDIERTASLGILSMQERIHSVTGNLTIDGIPGEGTKVTVTVPMETNSKQETRDDNNGD
- a CDS encoding response regulator transcription factor, giving the protein MITTEIDHDVKQIQLVIADDHPLVREGVKKVLERSGENITVVQEASDAGELMEVLATTVPDLVILDITMPGQNGLDTLKDIKETYANLPVLMLSMHPEDRFALRTLRAGAAGYLNKESVSTKLVTAIKHIVIDKKRFISPSVAEEMADHLDDNGKKQPHQLLSDREYQVLCLIASGKKVKEIAAELELSNHTIHTYRSRVMKKMDLSTNVELTHYALKHNLID
- a CDS encoding S8 family serine peptidase; this translates as MNRLFGNSLRRGFLSLAVICVIAIGVAGVGTSQVNAAVLGPGLTDSLATLTGDEELTVVLTFTGDRVTKNDLDIVRTLGIDQGITFEALPIMGVKATETQIQALAEKTEVLSIWPNKELEYYNYEGRHLTGVVRARTNNEIIGENGGFPIDGSGVAAMINDSGIDATHSDLEYGDHVVQNVQAVTNLNSVVGLAPVVYLEDQLNTDTNSGHGTHCAGTFGGTGARSNGKYAGVAPGADIVGYGSGGVLLILDAVGGFNYALTHPRLGIRVISNSWGTTGNFDPTNPINVASYWTTQHNINVLFAAGNEGPGENTLNPYSLAPWVISVGAGDKSGKLADFSSRGVQDGTGHFTYNGEQFTYHKRPTVSGPGVDIISTRASTNLSANGGEEDIGAIEEAFLPFYTRISGTSMSTPHVAGIVALMLEADPTLSTSEVKEILEKTATNMSGRQRWEAGTGYVNAFAAVSEAMGLRTDYGETVNSLRTFNSNAQVDVLRTGFTVDYNPITLISDNSYQFMVPSAPENPDRSDVSQLQVKIDVSGYDDLGNIINLVLIAPDGTEYSSGVSVLFTLYHERAIVVESPDPGTWTAELRGIRGDEANPTDGVALPENGVPGVVTLRKVVGFDGLSDINGHRAEDAIKVAVSERLADGLNNGDYKPDRALRRYHLAEYLTMGMNIRQYLPPNNSSTFSDVWGERASFAEAVAAKGAAIRDTFQVHRGVMLPEADGKFSPWRTVERYELAYSLVQSLGLESQALALNDEQVTVYYQGERIPVEDADEIPEDMRGYVQMALDLGIMNAHFSLTQGPYDLEPTVHATFEPQETVNRGEYAVASTRFYASFLEGFTLPEGGAQASMASNQTAREITTPERFSLEQNYPNPFNPSTTISYNLPEESRVTLSVYNALGQQVTTLQNSVQDDGHHTVQWNGTSADGSVVPSGVYFYRIRAGEYTETKKMMLMR
- a CDS encoding PAS domain-containing protein, translated to MTTLSLISLFYIFIGLAVLAQGILVLFHSTSTSGNRSFFLFTLAIFLWLVGTGFSLSAPDGATASFWYNKVGFLGVAFIPSVFYIFASSLIKQISENKTLIIITGLLSAFFFLMANVSDALITGYHAYPWGWYPQYGWLGILFIIYLFGLFVKGLSDLLVSMEKIPGHTKKKQIRLFTASVIIGLLAVSDFVPCFGVDIVPIGYVFILTFIGILTYTMTRYGFVFFGQHLALPQVFHNMPVGIIGTSTDFQILFVNDMFESLVRKREEELLNRYISDLFYNDKSTGSQLTNLQTQDRTHKLRTADGGTLPVKCQLSSIRNPQNRDEVLGYVCVIEDISKELEANEQLRKSKKELQHLAARLESVREEERTRISREVHDTLGQILTGIRIDVEWIRDRLEEGQKTLRETADTLLELVEEATDTTRRISEELRPGVLDKFGLSAAIEWQAEEFKSKTGISCRIEGELEEGIMDAERRTAMFRIYQEALTNITRHANASQVTISQFKRDGILWLLVQDNGVGIDPKEIEQTESLGILGMKERANQCNGTVKIDGRPGQGTTVYIQFPIDESVQEGDEVSSKTA